In the genome of Geotrypetes seraphini chromosome 14, aGeoSer1.1, whole genome shotgun sequence, one region contains:
- the PTPRCAP gene encoding protein tyrosine phosphatase receptor type C-associated protein, whose protein sequence is MPSSPVPQCQQIKGFFLAAMAQAGSGWTWVSLSLFFMFGVQALEKEPKDFTTTVVVLLLLFLFLLAAFIVAWYHLNRITEGRYHPRNLCRGDDEEEWHAGAIGRLLRAVAGTWRIFYSRVRGEAADEHLREDAEEMELPQRDEEEGDDGEDTYSQRSMGRRSSRAMDDGADESSSNEPNSEDDYSSCSGRDLRDGVGAQTPKAAGEKPKAGSSEALLCDLHAFSGSAVWQEDSLQGSERQDVTAL, encoded by the coding sequence gtTTCTTTTTGGCAGCTATGGCACAGGCAGGTTCAGGTTGGACCtgggtctctctctctttatttttcaTGTTTGGTGTACAGGCCCTAGAGAAGGAGCCAAAGGACTTCACAACCACTGTGGTGGTTCTGCTCCTGCTTTTCCTCTTCCTGCTAGCCGCCTTCATTGTGGCCTGGTATCATCTAAACCGGATCACAGAGGGCAGATACCATCCCCGAAACCTGTGCAGAGGCGACGATGAGGAGGAGTGGCACGCAGGAGCTATAGGAAGACTGTTGCGTGCAGTGGCTGGAACTTGGCGGATATTCTATTCCCGGGTGAGGGGGGAAGCTGCTGATGAACATCTCCGGGAGGATGCAGAGGAAATGGAATTGCCGCAGCgagacgaggaggagggggacgACGGAGAGGATACGTACAGCCAGCGGAGCATGGGAAGACGTAGCTCGCGGGCTATGGATGATGGCGCTGACGAGAGCAGTAGCAATGAGCCCAACAGCGAAGATGATTACTCCAGTTGTAGTGGCCGGGACCTCAGAGATGGTGTCGGAGCACAGACACCAAAAGCAGCGGGAGAAAAGCCAAAGGCTGGAAGTTCAGAAGCTCTGCTCTGCGATCTCCACGCTTTCTCTGGCTCTGCTGTGTGGCAAGAGGACAGTTTACAGGGTTCAGAGCGACAGGATGTCACTGCACTGTAG